ATCTCGCCCGTCGTCACGACGTCCACGCCCGCACGCTCCTGGTCGAGGAGCGCCGCCTGCGTGGCGTCCTCCATGAGCTCGCGCACGTCCACCGCGCCGAGGCGGCCGCCCTCCATCGCCTCGCGCGCCAGCCACACCCAGCCGGGCAGGCCGTGGCTTCCCACCACCGACGTCGGCAGCAGCATCGGCAGCCCTAGCGCTTCGTCCGGGCGCGGATCTCGTCCATCGCCCGGCGGTGCTCCTCGGAGCCGAGGCACGCGGCGAGCTCCCGGTTCATCTCGCGGCGGAACGTGTCGAAGTCGAGATCGAACGCGCGCGTCGCGAGCCGCTTGCTCGCGCGCACGCTCGCCGGCGGGAGCGCGAGGAACCGCTCGACCGTCTCGTCGAGCGCCTTCGGAAAGTCGGCGGCCGGAACGACCCGATTGACGAGCCCGTACCGCTCGGCCTCGCGCGCCGCGATGGGCTCGCCGAGCAGGATGAGCTCCTTGGCGCGCGCGAGCCCGATGAGCCGCGGCAGGCGGTAGAGCGACATCGAGGGGATCAGGCACTCCTTCACCGCGGGGAGGCCGAGGAGCGCGTCCTCCGCCGCGAGCCGGTAGTCGCACACGAGCGCGAGCTGGAGGCCGCCCCCGAGGCAGTGGCCGTTGATCCCGGCGACGAAGAGCGTGTCAATCCGCTCGATCGCCACCATCGCGTCTTCCCACGCGACGAAGTCCGGGAGGCCCACGGCGCCCGACGCGAGCGCCTTGAGATCCACGCCCGTGCAGAACGCGCGCCCGGCGCCCGTCAGCACGACCACGCGGACCTCGGGCCGCGCCGACAACTCGGCCACGACGGCGCCGAGGTCGCGCACGAAGCGCGCGTCGCCCGCGTTCAGGACCTCGGGGCGGTCGAGGGTGAGCCATGCCCTTGGGCCGTC
The sequence above is drawn from the Candidatus Methylomirabilota bacterium genome and encodes:
- a CDS encoding enoyl-CoA hydratase/isomerase family protein encodes the protein MPRPETMRLAVDGPRAWLTLDRPEVLNAGDARFVRDLGAVVAELSARPEVRVVVLTGAGRAFCTGVDLKALASGAVGLPDFVAWEDAMVAIERIDTLFVAGINGHCLGGGLQLALVCDYRLAAEDALLGLPAVKECLIPSMSLYRLPRLIGLARAKELILLGEPIAAREAERYGLVNRVVPAADFPKALDETVERFLALPPASVRASKRLATRAFDLDFDTFRREMNRELAACLGSEEHRRAMDEIRARTKR